A part of Citrifermentans bremense genomic DNA contains:
- the trmB gene encoding tRNA (guanosine(46)-N7)-methyltransferase TrmB, whose amino-acid sequence MTQSFIHIESPNYIRLEDLPKPPNWGAVFGNDNPLALEIGCGVGDFMLKTALDQPDTNFIAIDFYNKGCYKTCRRMDRHEVKNVRVLRDEARLFVTDRIPKGGLSAVYINCPDPWPKKRHRKRRLVNREFVEFMMDYMRPGADFYFATDFDDYGIDVAEMLPKVSMLENQFGSDLYRHEFPGYHLSKYMRKFMAEGKKIYFLHYKVK is encoded by the coding sequence ATGACGCAATCATTCATTCACATTGAATCACCCAATTACATCCGTCTGGAAGACCTGCCGAAGCCGCCCAACTGGGGTGCGGTTTTCGGCAACGACAACCCGCTCGCGCTCGAGATCGGCTGCGGCGTAGGCGATTTCATGCTGAAGACGGCGCTGGACCAGCCCGACACCAACTTCATCGCCATCGATTTCTACAACAAGGGTTGTTACAAGACCTGCCGCCGCATGGACCGGCACGAGGTCAAAAACGTGCGCGTTCTGCGCGACGAGGCGCGTCTTTTCGTCACCGACCGCATCCCGAAGGGGGGGCTGTCGGCCGTATATATCAACTGCCCCGATCCGTGGCCCAAGAAGCGGCACCGTAAGCGCCGCCTGGTGAACCGCGAGTTCGTCGAATTCATGATGGACTACATGCGTCCCGGCGCAGACTTCTATTTCGCCACCGACTTCGACGACTACGGCATCGACGTGGCGGAGATGCTCCCGAAGGTTTCCATGCTGGAAAACCAGTTCGGTTCCGACCTGTACCGGCACGAGTTTCCCGGATACCACCTCTCGAAGTACATGCGGAAATTCATGGCCGAGGGGAAAAAGATCTACTTCCTGCACTACAAGGTGAAGTAG
- a CDS encoding type II toxin-antitoxin system CcdA family antitoxin, whose translation MRHAPAKIARRLPVNLTADRNLVQRVKEENGNLSKLLEEAMVAFLARKEMERWRDDNRQSFESYNQMIQEHGLFSDDMGLL comes from the coding sequence ATGCGACATGCACCTGCTAAAATCGCGCGCCGCCTTCCGGTCAACTTAACTGCCGACCGAAACCTGGTGCAACGCGTGAAAGAAGAGAACGGCAATCTATCCAAGCTCTTGGAAGAAGCAATGGTGGCGTTCCTCGCCAGAAAGGAAATGGAACGCTGGAGGGACGACAACCGCCAATCGTTTGAGTCTTACAACCAAATGATCCAGGAACATGGCCTTTTCTCTGATGACATGGGATTGCTCTGA
- a CDS encoding CcdB family protein: MAQFDVYRNPSKTSWNRAPYLVEIQGNYCDIITTCVVIPLVIVGQFIPAPVLNPVIEINGSKYLLSTAEMTAVSRSRLGRPVGSLKRLHSEIIQAIDRLLL, translated from the coding sequence ATGGCGCAGTTCGATGTCTACAGGAATCCGAGCAAGACTAGTTGGAACCGTGCGCCATACCTAGTCGAGATCCAGGGTAATTACTGTGACATCATAACCACTTGTGTCGTCATTCCATTAGTGATTGTGGGGCAATTCATTCCCGCCCCTGTGCTTAATCCAGTCATCGAAATTAACGGCAGCAAGTATCTCCTCTCTACCGCAGAGATGACAGCAGTTTCCCGTTCGAGGTTGGGCAGGCCTGTCGGCTCTCTGAAGCGGCTGCATTCCGAGATCATCCAGGCGATCGATCGTTTGCTACTCTGA
- a CDS encoding NAD-glutamate dehydrogenase domain-containing protein: protein MSGTGDVKKGTSAELAENRKWLKESISPYFFSAMRDEPEALVILERGLGTLQHNRRLILADRDKSIIMARVNAPGSLYDSLRHFQDREISYAMITHSDAPLPGMQEELEIERFEFDRKKNEEVLGWKEAEVPTGIARKVSAELRRSYPTFDMKEFDRLLRILWLNNESYVRVSSPLRVAQVLQLQQQASRSGGLYLYVEPSSVQQVSRVHFAVGNPPQKEFLLQLMEVFNRLELAVNRAYCLTVTTGVHPYFLGTFLVNRRHGGVLEAGSELFFRLQKELYNTQILSARGYTYREFVTTGVMSGEEASLTNAFIAFCHTNLAHNQPDRFGLEDVQSAFHSHPEMSLQLVKLFRARFDPAVTASDPRYEPVLKETVEAVEGYNTGHRYLDEMRRSIYRCCLIFITHTLKTNFFVLEKQALAFRLDPAYLKALGPASTSDLPQAQPFRVTFFFSRYGFGYHIGFSDIARGGWRTVIARNMDDYITNSNTIFRENFVLAHTQHLKNKDIYEGGSKLVLILNAADLQRGGERELEVCHLYKLQHGVTNAFLDVFVTSDGVAKNPAVVDYYREDEPIELGPDENMHDSMIENIARISKRRGYILGIGIMSSKEVGINHKEYGVTSTGVIKFAEITMAELGIDIYRDPFSVKFTGGPNGDVAGNAMRILLNRAPKAAIKLILDGTAALCDPEGADHEELRRIVLRQDLDGFDPLKLHPGGFMLYRSGSRRDGLREVFRKVTRTGDGVREEWISTDEFSKWYESLLFTVKADLFIPAGGRPETIDKDNWQNYLLPGGAPSTAAIVEGANSFITPEARVQLQKKGVIIMRDASANKCGVISSSYEIIANLLLSESEFLAEKERYVRDVLEILEKRAGDEARLILKRRREQPGLLCTEISDALSGEINEEYATIYSFFQNRPNLCLQPIYRRAILSHLPRMLREEPKYAKRVKNLPPKYLFAILAAEIGSSLVYRGDKEADLEATLKGHLMRQFE, encoded by the coding sequence ATGAGCGGCACCGGTGATGTGAAAAAAGGAACATCTGCTGAGCTTGCAGAGAACAGGAAGTGGCTGAAAGAGTCGATCAGTCCGTACTTCTTCAGTGCGATGCGCGATGAACCAGAGGCGCTGGTCATTTTGGAAAGGGGGCTGGGGACGCTGCAACACAACCGGCGCCTGATACTTGCCGACCGGGACAAATCCATCATCATGGCACGGGTCAACGCACCGGGCTCGCTCTACGACTCGCTGCGCCATTTCCAGGACCGAGAAATCTCGTACGCCATGATCACCCATTCCGACGCTCCGCTCCCCGGGATGCAGGAGGAGCTGGAGATTGAGCGCTTCGAGTTCGACCGCAAGAAAAACGAGGAGGTGCTCGGCTGGAAGGAGGCCGAGGTTCCGACCGGCATCGCGCGCAAGGTTTCGGCCGAGCTGAGAAGGAGCTATCCCACCTTCGACATGAAGGAGTTCGACCGGTTGCTGCGCATCCTCTGGCTCAACAACGAAAGCTACGTCAGGGTCTCATCGCCCTTGCGCGTGGCCCAGGTGCTCCAGTTGCAGCAGCAGGCGAGCCGAAGCGGCGGGCTCTACCTCTACGTCGAGCCTAGCAGCGTACAGCAGGTGTCGAGGGTCCACTTCGCCGTGGGGAACCCGCCGCAAAAGGAGTTCCTGCTGCAGCTCATGGAGGTGTTCAACCGGCTGGAACTAGCGGTGAACCGGGCCTATTGCCTCACCGTCACTACGGGGGTCCACCCGTATTTCCTGGGAACCTTCCTGGTGAACCGGCGTCACGGCGGCGTCCTGGAGGCGGGGTCCGAGCTTTTCTTCCGCCTGCAAAAGGAGCTTTACAACACCCAGATCCTCTCCGCCAGGGGGTACACCTACCGCGAGTTCGTCACCACCGGCGTCATGTCCGGCGAGGAGGCGTCCCTGACCAACGCCTTTATCGCCTTCTGCCACACGAACCTCGCCCACAACCAGCCGGACCGCTTCGGGCTGGAGGACGTGCAAAGCGCCTTCCACTCGCACCCGGAGATGTCCCTGCAACTGGTGAAGCTCTTCCGCGCGCGCTTCGACCCCGCAGTCACAGCAAGCGACCCGCGCTACGAGCCGGTACTTAAGGAAACCGTCGAGGCGGTTGAGGGATACAACACGGGTCACCGCTACCTGGACGAGATGCGGCGCTCCATCTACCGCTGCTGCCTCATCTTCATCACCCATACGTTGAAGACCAACTTTTTCGTGCTGGAGAAGCAGGCGCTCGCCTTCAGGCTGGACCCGGCCTACCTGAAGGCGCTGGGGCCCGCGTCCACCTCGGATCTCCCCCAGGCGCAGCCATTCCGGGTCACCTTCTTCTTCAGCCGCTACGGTTTCGGCTATCACATCGGCTTCTCCGACATCGCCCGAGGCGGCTGGCGCACCGTCATCGCGCGCAACATGGACGACTACATCACCAACTCCAACACCATCTTCAGGGAGAACTTCGTGCTCGCCCACACCCAGCACCTGAAGAACAAGGACATCTACGAGGGTGGATCGAAACTGGTGCTGATCCTGAACGCCGCCGACCTGCAGCGCGGCGGTGAGCGCGAACTCGAGGTCTGCCACCTCTACAAGCTGCAGCACGGCGTCACCAACGCCTTCCTCGACGTCTTCGTCACCAGCGACGGCGTGGCTAAAAACCCGGCCGTCGTCGATTACTACCGCGAGGACGAGCCGATAGAGCTCGGCCCGGACGAGAACATGCACGACTCCATGATCGAGAACATCGCCCGCATCTCCAAGCGGCGCGGCTACATCCTTGGGATCGGCATCATGTCCAGCAAGGAGGTCGGCATCAACCACAAGGAGTACGGCGTCACATCCACCGGGGTGATCAAGTTCGCCGAGATCACCATGGCCGAACTCGGGATCGACATCTACCGCGACCCCTTCAGCGTGAAATTCACCGGCGGCCCCAACGGCGACGTGGCGGGCAACGCCATGCGCATCCTGTTGAACCGTGCTCCCAAGGCAGCCATCAAGCTGATCCTGGACGGCACCGCCGCGCTTTGCGACCCGGAAGGGGCCGACCATGAGGAACTGCGGCGCATCGTGCTGCGGCAGGACCTGGACGGCTTCGACCCGCTGAAGCTGCATCCCGGCGGCTTCATGCTCTACAGGAGCGGCAGCCGCAGGGACGGCCTGCGCGAGGTTTTCAGGAAGGTGACCCGCACCGGCGACGGGGTGCGCGAGGAGTGGATCTCCACCGACGAGTTCTCCAAGTGGTACGAAAGCCTCCTCTTCACCGTGAAGGCGGACCTCTTCATCCCGGCGGGAGGAAGGCCCGAAACCATCGACAAGGACAACTGGCAGAACTACCTGCTACCGGGGGGCGCCCCGTCGACCGCGGCCATCGTGGAGGGGGCGAACTCCTTCATCACCCCAGAGGCGCGCGTCCAGTTGCAGAAAAAAGGGGTCATCATCATGCGCGACGCCTCGGCCAACAAGTGCGGCGTCATCTCTTCCTCTTACGAGATCATCGCCAACCTGCTCCTCTCCGAATCGGAGTTCCTGGCGGAGAAAGAGCGCTACGTGAGGGACGTACTGGAGATACTGGAAAAGCGGGCGGGGGACGAGGCGAGACTGATACTGAAGAGGCGCCGCGAGCAGCCGGGGCTTCTGTGCACCGAGATCTCCGACGCCTTGAGCGGCGAGATCAACGAGGAGTACGCGACTATCTACAGCTTCTTCCAGAACCGGCCCAACCTTTGCCTGCAGCCCATCTACCGCAGAGCAATACTGTCACACCTGCCGCGGATGCTGAGGGAGGAACCGAAGTACGCCAAAAGGGTGAAGAACCTGCCGCCCAAGTACCTCTTCGCCATACTCGCTGCGGAAATAGGTTCTTCGCTGGTTTACCGGGGAGACAAGGAAGCCGATCTGGAGGCAACGCTTAAGGGGCACCTGATGCGGCAGTTCGAGTAA
- the truD gene encoding tRNA pseudouridine(13) synthase TruD, with protein MLRLRKRYQGGPLSIYLTAEVPGTGGTIKGVPEDFLVEEIPAYLPSGQGEHCYAVLEKRGIATLEALRRLSKALGVQERDLGYAGMKDAVGVTRQTVSIPRVPPEKVLALEIPGIKILSARLHGNKLRLGHLKGNRFSIRVRDVAQGALKNAEAVLEILAKRGVPNRFGVQRYGVQGNTHEIGAAMLRREFKSAMDRVIGDPAAVSDERWSRAIESYRRGDVEESLSLFPGHFRVEREMLTRLVQRPDGFERAFNSVQPRMKRLYLSAFQSSLFDLVLEKRLDTLDQVSVGDIAFKHENGACFLVQDEASEAQRAEAFEISPTGPMFGCTMMEAQGAEGELEREVLAAQELSLESFNLPGGLRMEGERRPLRVPIAGAEVRQDGADLLLGFSLPRGAYATCVLSEITKSE; from the coding sequence ATGCTGCGGTTGAGGAAACGGTATCAGGGAGGCCCATTGTCCATCTATCTCACAGCCGAGGTCCCGGGGACCGGCGGCACCATCAAAGGAGTCCCGGAAGATTTCCTGGTCGAGGAGATCCCGGCCTACCTGCCGAGCGGGCAGGGGGAGCACTGCTACGCGGTCCTGGAGAAACGCGGCATCGCCACGCTTGAGGCGCTGCGCCGTCTTTCCAAGGCGCTGGGCGTCCAGGAGCGCGATCTGGGGTACGCCGGGATGAAGGACGCAGTCGGCGTCACCCGCCAGACCGTCTCCATACCGCGCGTGCCGCCAGAGAAGGTGCTGGCGCTCGAGATCCCCGGGATCAAGATCCTTTCCGCCCGTCTGCACGGCAACAAGCTGAGGCTCGGGCATCTAAAGGGAAACCGTTTCTCCATCAGGGTCCGCGACGTGGCCCAGGGCGCGCTCAAAAACGCGGAAGCGGTCTTGGAGATCCTGGCAAAGCGGGGGGTGCCTAACCGCTTCGGCGTCCAGCGCTACGGCGTCCAGGGAAACACCCACGAGATCGGCGCGGCCATGCTGCGCCGCGAGTTCAAGTCGGCGATGGACAGGGTCATCGGCGACCCCGCTGCGGTGAGCGACGAGCGCTGGAGCCGGGCCATCGAGTCGTACCGGCGCGGAGATGTGGAGGAAAGCCTCTCTTTGTTTCCGGGGCACTTCCGGGTCGAGCGCGAAATGCTCACCCGGCTGGTTCAGCGCCCCGACGGCTTCGAAAGGGCCTTCAACTCGGTGCAGCCGCGCATGAAGAGGTTGTATCTCTCCGCCTTCCAGTCCTCCCTGTTCGACCTGGTGCTGGAAAAAAGGCTCGACACCCTGGATCAGGTGAGCGTAGGCGACATCGCCTTCAAACACGAAAACGGCGCCTGTTTCCTGGTGCAGGACGAGGCATCTGAGGCGCAGCGCGCCGAAGCCTTCGAGATTTCCCCCACCGGCCCCATGTTCGGCTGCACCATGATGGAGGCTCAAGGAGCTGAGGGAGAGCTGGAGCGGGAGGTGCTGGCAGCGCAGGAGTTGAGTCTGGAGAGCTTCAACCTCCCGGGAGGTTTGCGCATGGAGGGGGAGCGGCGTCCCTTGCGGGTGCCGATCGCAGGGGCTGAGGTGCGGCAGGACGGCGCCGACCTGTTGCTCGGCTTCTCTCTCCCGAGAGGCGCCTACGCCACTTGCGTGCTGAGCGAAATTACGAAGAGCGAGTAG
- the ispE gene encoding 4-(cytidine 5'-diphospho)-2-C-methyl-D-erythritol kinase, whose amino-acid sequence MKKLQLLAPAKVNYRLDVLGKRPDGYHELRMIMQRVDLCDEIEIALADSPGVRVTCGRKGVPDGPGNIAWRAADALLKLSGREVGIEISIAKKIPVGAGLGGGSSDAATVLMGVNELLGLGLSDERLMEVGVKLGADVPFFIFKKPALAEGIGDRLTALEGVPSLWVVLVNPGIHVSTAWVYQNLRLTTREPATIIPRSYSSLDEVCALLSNDLEPVTCGRFPLVGELKEVLIAAGARGSLMSGSGSTVFGLFDKESVARQAAAEIGKEYGWFAAAVRTI is encoded by the coding sequence GTGAAAAAACTGCAACTGCTGGCGCCTGCCAAGGTTAACTACCGGCTGGACGTTTTGGGCAAGAGGCCCGACGGCTATCACGAGCTGCGCATGATCATGCAGAGGGTCGATCTTTGCGACGAGATAGAGATTGCCCTCGCCGACTCCCCCGGCGTCCGGGTCACCTGCGGCAGGAAAGGGGTCCCCGACGGGCCGGGGAATATCGCCTGGCGCGCCGCCGACGCCCTGCTGAAGCTTTCAGGCCGTGAAGTCGGCATCGAGATCTCCATCGCCAAGAAGATACCTGTAGGCGCTGGGCTTGGAGGCGGCAGCAGCGACGCCGCCACCGTCCTCATGGGAGTGAACGAGTTGCTCGGCTTGGGGCTCTCCGACGAACGGCTGATGGAGGTCGGCGTGAAACTCGGCGCCGACGTCCCGTTCTTCATCTTCAAAAAGCCCGCTCTGGCCGAGGGGATCGGCGACCGGCTCACCGCGCTGGAAGGGGTTCCCTCTCTCTGGGTGGTGCTGGTGAATCCCGGAATCCACGTTTCCACCGCCTGGGTCTACCAAAATTTAAGGTTGACAACGAGGGAGCCCGCCACTATAATCCCGCGTTCATACAGCAGCCTCGACGAGGTCTGTGCGCTCCTTTCCAACGATCTGGAGCCGGTCACCTGCGGCAGGTTTCCGCTGGTGGGCGAACTGAAGGAAGTGCTCATTGCAGCAGGTGCCCGCGGGTCGCTGATGTCGGGAAGCGGTTCCACCGTATTCGGTCTTTTCGACAAGGAGAGCGTGGCACGCCAGGCGGCAGCTGAGATAGGCAAAGAGTATGGCTGGTTCGCAGCCGCAGTAAGGACCATCTAG